The Flavobacteriales bacterium genome contains the following window.
GCCAGTTGCTTGTTGACCAAGGGGATGGTGAAACAGAGCGGGTCATCATCCAGGGTTTGCCCGTAGATGTAGTTCAACACGGCGTACTCGCTGGTGCGCATGTAATCCCCCTGCGGGTCGATGCAGGTTTGGTCGAACACATTGGCTCCAGGGGCATTCAGTGCACCTTGGAGTGTGCGGATGCTGTGGAAGTCCTGTGCATCCGGGTCAGGATCAGAAGTCACTTTCCTGTCCCAGAAGTCCCGAAGATTACCGGAGTTCGTGTTGCAGAGCATCTGGAAGCCAATGAAGTTCGACTGCCCATTGTACGTGTCAGCGCAAATTCCTTCGCCTATGAACGCCCGCTCAAGTCCACTCGCAGAGTTGCGCCGAACCACATCGTTGTGGTCGCCGCTGTAACCCACCACAATGCCTTCAGTAGCCATGTAAGCGCCGTTCTGTAGGAGAGTGTTGTCCTCGATCCGGAAGCCGTAGCACTTGTACGTGTAAACCCCTCGGTGGAAGTCGAACCAGTATTGCTCATCCGGATTGGTCAACGGCATTTGCGCGACGCTGCCACCCAGCTCGAACGAATTGCGTGTGATGCGCGCGCCCACCACCCCGCTGGCGAACACCCCGCACACGTTGGCGCTGAAGGTGCTACGGTCCACCACGAAGGCGCGGGTGGTAAGGCTGGTGAGGGCGTGTACGCCATGGTCCAAGCCGCTGAAGCTGCTGGGGGTGTAGCTGCCCACAGGGCATTCCTGCCCTTGCTGGATGATGACGTTGCATTTCTCGCGCACCTCGTAGTGCGCATCGAGGCTGTAGATGCCCATGCCCAGTTGGTGGCTGTTGGTTTCGGTGGTGCGCAGGTTACTGAAGGTGCAGCCCAGGAAGGGGATGCCGTCAACGTACCAGAGGTTGGCGTGGTGCTTGAAATCGAAGGCCACGGGATAGTCGCTATCCACGCTGAAGGTAGTGCTGGTGAAGCGGCTGCGGTTGCGCTGTGTTTGGGTGCCTTGTGTATTGATGCCTTGGTAGGGCAGGAAGCGCACGCCGGTCTTGCAGTTCTTAAAGACGCTGTTGCTGCAGATGATGACACCGCCGCTCTTGAGGCCGTTGAAACCCACACCAACACGCTGGCCGGTGAGCGCTCCGATATCGGCCTTTTCCACAAGGGTGTTCTGCAGGATGAACTCGCCTTGATGGTCGGCGTGCGCCCCGCCGAACTGGTGCTGGTTGAAGATGCCCTGCACTTCAACGCCCTGCCACATATAGCCGGGGCACGCGGTGGTAAGCGTACAACCAACGGCGGTGAAGGAGGCGCCGGGTTCGATGATGAGCTTGGCTTGGGGGCCGAAACGGAAGGTGAGTCCTTGCACGTTGATGTGTGCATCGGTCTGCACGCGGAATTCGCCGTTGACGAAGATCTCTGAACCTGCATCGCAGAACAGGTTGTTGCCGGGTTGCCAGTTGTAGTTGCCCGGCGGTATGCTCCAACTGCGGTCGTAGTACTGGGCGCGTTCGTCGCAGCACAAGCCGCCGCTCCACAGACCGGGCGTGGCGAACTGGGTGATGTGTTTGTTCACCATGCGGTACTCAACGGGGTCGGCTCCCACATCATAAGTGGCCACAGAGCCGAGCTGCTGCAGGTTGGGCATCCACACGCCGTTGGCCGGGTCGTCGGGGTTGCTGAATGCGCTGAGGTAGTGGTTGCCGTTGGCATCTGCACTTACCATGTACAAAGCAGGTGGGCCGCCATTGGGGCCTTCGTTGATCTCCAACCGCGAATTGAACAGGCCCTGGCTCACGGCATCGGGCCCGATGGGGATGAACTGGGGCAAACCACCCGGTGGGGCTGTAACATCGAAATAGCCGAGGGCTGAACTGGGAGCCCCGCCGTACTCCTCGTGATCGGACTTTAGGAACCAGAGATATTGCCCATTCGGAGAGAACTCAAGACCACTCGTGCGGTGTTCGGTGATGGGGTTACCGAAGACATCCTCGGGAACCATGCCCGGTTCAATGTGACCTACTTCGTACAACCTGGGGTTCCAACCGGGCAAACCGGGGGCAACGTAATTGAACGCTGCTGTTGGCAGCGCCGCCGAAAGTCCCGCGATATCGAAATCGATGACGTACACGGCCACATGCTTCTCGGGTGGCGGGCTCGTGGCCCAAGCCGAGGTGTAGGCCATGCGCAATTGAGTTCCGTTCTGGTGCATATCCAACTCACCCCGGTCGGACTGATCACCGTCCCTGAAATCCCAGATCGTAACTTGACCGTTCTGTCCTCCTTCGATCTTGTCCAGATCGAGCACCCTTCGGGGACCAGAAGCGGAGAAAAGGACCAAACTGATCGAGTTCCAAGTATCCAAGCCCATCAGATAACGATCGTCATTGGCAAGGTCGATGACCTCCGAGCGCATGTGGTCGATCCCTAGTCCTGTGTACGACAACCCATAATAGAAGAGGTAGCCTGTTGGACCATTACCGTAGATCATATTGCCACCCATGGCCGTGATGGCACCGTTGTCCATCTCGAACGGGCCATTGTAGTAGTCATCCTCGCTCCAGAAGCGCCCCATTATCGGTTTTCCTACGGCCGCATAGTGGGCGCTCCCTCCAAGTTCCAGGTCGTTGGGCAGAGCAAGATCAAGAACGCCTATGGTCATACCACCGTCGGTGCCACCCAAGGCATGGTCGAACACTTGGGGCGAAGCGACATAGAACTTGGAGCAATGCCCAGGAACGGGGATGAAGTGCACCTCGGCGGCCTGCTTCGGTAAACACACTTGGCAGTTCCCATCGTCGAGCACTCCGTCTTCATCATCGGCGAGCAGGTAGCCGTCCTTGTTGTAGAGGTTCCCGTCCACGATGAAGAACAGCAGCTCACCGTTCTCGTCGAACTGCACGTTCTGGTGGTATTGTGCCGTTTGCCCTTGGTACTCGAACGCATCGTTCACGGCTGCATCGGGGCATTGCGGGGCCGCGCTCTGCACGATGCCGTTATTGAGCACGTCGCCGAAATCGAGCACTTGGTTGCCATTGAACCACAGCGGCTGCTGCGCCACCCCTTCAGTATTGAGCGAACTCCACCCGATCGGGGGGGGGGATACAGATGGAAAGCACCAACACGGCTCGGAGAAAGGAACACGTCTTCATGGGCTTGCGGGCGTTAGGTGGACCCGTATCACGAAGGGAAGCATTCAGTCGGAATTCCACAATACCCAATTCAGGGTATTTTTTGGGGAAGTCTATACCGGTCAGGTGGCAACTGCCTCACATCGTTTTCACCCCGTGCAGCTTGCACAACCACCCGAGGTGGCCGGTGTGGCTGCTTTCGTGGCGGATGGCATGCGTGATCACATCGCGTATCTGCGGCCCGAACGGCAAACCCGTGGGGTTGGGGGCGCTCAGCGCCACCTCATCCAGCGTACGCACATGCGCGATCGCTTTGGAGTGCACCGTGTTGAAGACATCGAACACCTCGGCGAACGGTGGACATTCTGACGGCGGCAACCCGGCTCCTCCGAGAGTGAAGTTCTTGGCCCATGAGAACTTGATGAACTCACCGCCTGTGCTGCGCAGCAAAAGGCCGTTCTCCGTGGTGGCAAGGTGGGCGATGAGCCAATAGGCAGAGTTCAGCTCCTTGCCCTCACACACGAAGCGCTTGTGCAGGTCTTTGTCCTTCAACATATTGAAGTAGGACAGCGTGTACTCGCGGGAGCGGTCCATCATGTGAGCGAGGACCTGGGCTTCGGTGGGCATGGGCATGGTTTGTTTGGGGGCATCGGGAATACCCGGTCATAAGAGGTGGTGGAGTGAGAAGGCCCTACCAGAGCCGGACTTCAAGTAGCGCTCAAAGGTGAAGGCTTTGTACTTGTCGTTGAACCGGCAGCACCACATGAGTTCCACCGGAAGCAACTTGGACGTGGCCGGCACCGCACCGGCTTGGTGCCGGGCCATGCGGTCTTTCAGGTCCGAAGTGCAACCTGTGTAGTGCTTGCCGTTCGAGCATTTCAGGATGTAGACACAATGATGTTCTGAAGCCATGGTAACGCTATCAAAAGTGATGGTATCAGCGCCTTCAGGAAGGCGAAGGAACGCTGAGCGAGGATGCGGACAGCGTCCGCCGAAGCACGCCGAGGTGCACGCAAGAGGGAAGTGCGGACCACAGCGGCCCGCCTTCGCACCTTTTCGCTTGAGGCCGAAAAGGCGCTTCGGCGGGCGAAGGCGGAGAGGGAGGGATTCGAACCCCCGGTACCCTTGCGGGCACATCTGTTTTCGAGACAACATTGCTTCAGTCTTCATTTCTCCTGCAATGCCCTCAAACGCTCCAGGAAGCCATATTTATCAACGCTTGCGGTTCACCTCATCAAGTTGCTGTTTCAAGCCTTTTCTTTGACACCTGTTTGACACCGCCATGCAACCCGTCAACTTCTCCATCCAGCTCTTCAAGGGCAAGACCCTTGGGGATGGCACTCACCCCATTATGGCCATGACATCGGTCGCCGGGGAAGTTAAGCGGATCAGCCTGCCCCGCATTCTGGCTGGAGATCCACGCCCTGCGGTCGCCTCGACCCAATGGGACGATGAGGACCGTCGCGTGACTCGTGCGCACAAGGAACGCAAGCGCATCAACGACATTATCCAGCACTTTGAAGTGCGGGGTCGCGAGATCATCGCCCGTATGCTCGCCTTGGGTCAAGCCTTTGACCATGAGCGGTTCAAAAGTGAACTGCTGCTCAGCGACGACCAGCGCCGGGCTCATGAGCAGTCCAGGACAGATGTATTCGCGATGTTCAACACCATCATCAACGAGATGGAGAAGGATGGGCGCGTTGGCACCGCGAGCGCTTATCGCGATGCCATGAATTCCCTCCGGCTGTTTCAGTGCAAAGGGGACAAGGTGAAAGCCCGAACGACCAAGACGCGTATGCCATACTCTGATGTGGCATCGATCGCAGGGGTGAAAGCTTGGGCCACCTTTATGATCGCCAGGGGCAACAACGAGGCCTCGGCGGGTATGCGCCTGCGCCAGTTGCGAGCCGTTCTCTACCGTGCTCGTGCTGAACGCATTATCAGCTTCGATGACATCCCTTTCAAGAACGTGTGGAACCCCGGTGGGCTGAAAGTGTCCAACTACCAAGGTGATCTCGCACCACAGCCATTAGTCGAAGAGGAAACCGCAAAACTCCTCAACGCTCGTCCAGAAGAACCACGTTCAGCTTGGGCGGTGGATGTGTACCGCTTGCTCATTGCCATGTGCGGCCCGAACATGGCAGATCTGGCAGCACTGACCAAGGAGAATGTGCGCGTGGGACGCATCCACTATCGGCGCATGAAGTCGCGGCGCACTCAACAAGAGGCGATCGAGGTGAGCCTGAAGATCACACCGGCGATGGCCGAGATCCTTGAGCGTTACAAGGGAGATGGACATTACCTGTTGCCCATCTTGGGGCCACAGTATCGCACACCAAAGCAGCGCAAGTTTGCCATCCAACAAGCGATCCGGATGATCAATGACCGGCTGGTGAAAGTTGCGCAAGGGCTCGGTATCGAAAGTCACGTCACCACAAAGACTGCTCGGTACACATCTGCCACGATGCTGAAGAACCTAGGGATCGCTCCAGACGTGATCAATGAACTTCAGGGCAGGGCGAATGCAGGGATGTTGAAGCACTATGCACCCGCGCACCGTTACCGTGTGCTTGACGACGCGCAACAGAAACTGTGGGCGTTGGCGACCAACGAGCCTACCGACAAACGGAAGCCTCAACGTGCGCGTGTCTCCCTCCCTGATCAGCCCACCTTCCAGCCGGTCGCCGTCAGCGAAGGATCAGAGGTACTCTAACAATTGCCTACCGACTGTTTCGCACCAAGTGTTTACGGTGTGCTGTTGACTGCGCGCAGGATCAACGCACGACGTGGACGCTACGTCTCGGAGCGATCCGCGTGGTGCGTGTGCGGGTCGTTGCTGACCGATTGACAAGGAAGCGGAGTGCAGCCGAAGGCGGAACGAGCGACTGCGGAAAGAGGTGAGCAACGGCCTTGGGTCTTGCGCGTGGGTTGAGCGAACCTTAGTCCTTGTCCGGTTCAATTGAATCCTTGTCTTTGATCTCACGCTTATCCAATGTCTTCACAGGGTCGTCTTTGTAGCGCAGTCTGTACGCGCGTTCTTGTGATGCATCAAGATCCTTCACGTTGCCCCTTTCTTCTTTTCCCGCAACTGCTTTCTCAGGCTCTGGTGCGTCCTGCTGGTAGCGCGTGCGGTATGCGTGGCGCTGGGATTGATCTAGGGTTTTGCGTTCTCCTTTAGCCAATGGCCGATCCGTAATCCGCTCTCGATACGCCCTTCGGAGAGAGCTGGCATGAGCCTGCGAGGCATCAACGTCCTTTTCTGCTTCGTGCTTCTGGTCGCCGTAGAGCATGTTGTCAACGGCGAGATTGGATCGCTCACGCAAATCCGGAGGGGCACCTGCGAGCTCGCGTTCCACGTTCTTCAACATCGCCTCTTTTACCTCGGCAATCTGCTTCTCCAGTTCCAGTTTGCGCTCACCCCGTGTGTGCGTTGCGACCGACCCGCCTGATGGCTTCAGTTCTGGCCCCTTGTCGGCTGGCAGGTTGTTGAGTTGCCATTCCAGGACAGTGATCCTGTCTCGTGCATCGGCCAGATGCTGGTTTACAGCCACCTCCTGAGGCGAAAGGCTCATTGCTCTTTTGTGCTTGATCCGGGGATGAAGTTATGCTATCCTGATAACCACTTTCACCATTCCGCACCTCCGAGGTAGCCAAGCATGACCTACAGCATGGAAGACGATCTCGAAGACCGCCGCATTCTCGATGCGCACTACAAAGGGGACACCACACGCGAAGAGGCCGAGAACGAGTATGGTCTGGCCATCGCTCTTGGCTGGTCGGATATCGTGACCTGTGTTGGGGTCTATCCACAGCACGAGCAACGCGCCAAGGATGCGATTGCCCAGATGCTGGGTTACCTGCCACATCCGAACATCATCATCCCGCATGAGGTGTTCGTCCGCACGTTGATCGAGCAGCACGCTGTCGGCATGATCTCCGACAAGGACTATCAGCGCGAACTTGTGACACACATCACCCATATCCGCAACGACGACATGAACAAGTTAGGCTGGATCGGGAAGCGGAACCTTACGACGGAAGAATACCGCCGCTACAGCAACACGCTCACTGACTACAAGAACCGCGTAACGGACAAGGTTGCCGCGTTCTTCGGCGAGGTGCCCGAATTGGTCTATTCCCTGCAAGCGGAGATGATGGTCAGGCAGGCCATGTACATGCACCCGTGGGCTAACATCCCCGAGGTAACACCCTTTGACTACCGGGCCTTCACCATTATCGCCTACCGCAAATCCTATCTCGACCACGGCGCACCAGCCGCCAATCAATCACCACTCATGGGAAGGAGATCCTCATAGAATTTACCTGTCTAATGCAGCGGTGGCTAAATGAGCGCGGTCACATCAGGGCGTTCTTCTCAACTGTAGATCGTGGGCTCTGCCCTGCAATGTCGCCCAAATCCCCTTGAGTGCAGCATATGAAGCAGCGTCCCCGGTGGGAATACCTGCATCCTTTGCAACCGCAAGACACTCGGACAATGGACAGGGCGCATAGAAGCGTAAGTCATTCGCAATCTCGTCATTATTCAGGGCAGCTTCTCGAATTAATCTCTGCAGATCAACAAAATGAGGTATCATACGTCGATTGGATATACCACGAGCTACTCTTTGCCCGAACATGTCAAGTCCATTCACAAGATAGATCAAATTCGCACTCTTGATTTCTAGCTGTGCGACTGGAGATGCATCATCATCATTCGTGTAATTCTCAAAAAGTCTTTCTCGCTGCAATCCCGAAAACAAATCGTATGGAATCATATACCACATCTCCTATACTCTATCGGCATAAACTAGTCGTTCCCATAGATTGTACCATATTCCAGTGATTTGTCAATGCTTATTCTGAGGCTTGGCACCAACAGCGGTTAACTTCTCCTTGCTGTAAATCGATTCAAACCCGGAAACAACCTTGTCAAGCCGGACTTCCAAGCTCTTCCAAGATATCTCCAAGAACTCGTAGCGTACGCCGTCTTTAGGATCGACAGCCCATCCAGTTCTTTGGAACCCACACCTCTTCATCAGCGTGTCACCCTCAGCTGACCCTCCAATAGCACAGATCACTAAATTCTCTTTGAGATCAGCAAGGCTGGCAACCATCATCTTGAAAGCTGACGCTAACTTCGGCAGTACATCTTGGACGGTGCATGCCAAGCCTTCGATATAAATCCAGTTCACGGAGCTCTTCTCCTCCAATGAATAAATGTCATCTGCTGTAATCCTGTTCTCATATATTTCTCCATTCTTCAATGCATTATAAAAATTTCTTTTGAGCGGAAGCAAATTGATGTTTGCCCATAGGTCTTCGTCATCCCTGTAGATATAGAATACGCACGGATTCTTGTCATGCCAAGGCTTCTTGACATCGAATCCATTTATTGGGCATGGATAGACACGCCTTGCCAACAGTTCAATCTCCGCAATCTCTGACGCGCTTGCCGTCCTGATAACGTTGCCGCGTGTCTCGTCGTGAAACATGATCTCATGCTTGTTTGGAAGATCCAGCCGCTTCCTGAAAAAATGTAGCTTGTACAGCTTCCTGTTCGCTTGACTCAGCACTTCCTGGTATTCACTGTCAGTCAGCTTGATTTTGCCCTCATATTTTCGGGCTGCAACGATAGCAATTGAATCAGCTCCATATTTCTTCGCAAAGTCGTCCCAAGATTCCTGGTTATCAATCACCGTCACCTCCTTGACCATGTGGTCGAGCATCGCCCTAGAGAACGCGAAGCCCTTGGGTTGCAGCAGGTACTTATGTATCCTTTCTGCCAGACTTCCTGCGTACGGGTCATGATCCTTTGCTCCAACCCGATAGACAGTGTCCTTGTGCTTTCCCGACTTGTGGCGAGTATAGATGGCCGCTGCAATCTTGTTTCGAGTCGGCTCATGCCCCATCCCGAAGAACTCGTAGTCCAGCATCCTCTTTAGGAGCAGGAACAGATAGGGATTGACCCATTCCTTCTTCATACGTCCAAAAGTAGGTCGTCTATGGTGTGCCGACGGCGCAATCAGGCTCGCCTGCTCAAGTGTCCAAAAGTTTGGACATGCCCACCCATCTACGTTTGCCTCGTCACGAATTCAAACAACCCAAATCACATGAGCCTCAACAGCAACGACCGCAAGCAGATCGTCAAGGACGCGATCAGCGATGGATACCGCAAGAGCACGGACGGTACCAAACTGATCGACGACAAAGGTGGACGGATCAAGTTCGCCGAGTCGGGTGGCAGCGTCAACGTGAACGGTACCACGTACAATACCCCGAGTGGTGCGCGGAACAGCACCAAAAGGTAAAGATCCCCGACCACGACGATGAAAGAGGGGCATCACGCCCCTCTTTTATTTCTGAACCTCACTCCAACGAGCGGACAACCCCATGAACCCAACGCACGCACTTGCCGGAAGTCAGCACGAGCTAGGTTGGAACCTTGATAGTCCACTGCTTCAGATACCGGAAGAAGGCGGAAAGCCCTTCGCGTGGACGATACGCAACGCTGTTGAAGGCGTGCAGGTATTCGGAGGCATCGGTTCAGGCAAGACCTCCGGTTCCGGACGCGTGCTGGCGCTCAAGTACCTCGCCAATGGCTTCGGTGGTCTTGTGCTGACAGCGAAGACCGATGAGAAAGCGCATTGGCAGGAGATGTGTCGGCTTACGGGTAGAACAGATGACCTGATCATCGTCGAGCCCGGTCAGTTGAACCGTTTCAACATGCTGGAGTACATCTCAACGGACAGAGACAGTTCGCTCGCGCAGAACATAGTGCAGGTGCTCCACACGGTGATAAGTGCGAGTCAAGAGAAGTCCAGCGGCAAACAAGAAGATGCTTTCTGGGAGACGGCGCTCGATATGGTGATGTTCAACATCGTCGATCTGTGCCTGCTCGCCTACGGCAAGGTGACGCTTCAACTGCTGCATGATGTGGCGCAGGCCATGCCCCAGAATCCCGATGGGCAACCGACACCATCTCGTACCGACAAGAAAGACTACAGCGCCTATGACCGCGCCTTTATCACGGCGCAACAAAAGGTAGACCGGCTTGTGGAAGAGTTTCGCAAGCGTTTCCCAGCAGCCGATCTGCAACACCTGACCGACGGTGAGCTTACGCAACAGGAGGATGAGGCAATCCCTGAGCTGCGCCGTATGCAGCAGCTCGACAACTTCTTCTTTGAGGTGCTGAACAAGCTCAGCAGCAAGACACGATCCATCATTGACTTCTCGCTCCTGGGCTTTCTCTACGGGTTGCTGCAAGACCCTTGCAACACCTTGCTGTTCCGTCACGCCTCGACCTTCACCCCGGAAGATTGCTATACCAAGGGCAAGATCGTCGTGATCAATCTGCCGGTCAAGAAATACCACGCCGTTGGACGCGACTGCCAGATCATGTTCAAGTACATCTGGCAACGGGCGATGGAGATCAGGGACACGCACCACAATGGTCGCCCGGTGTTTCTCTGGGCAGATGAGGCGCAACACTTCCTGCACGCGCATGACGCCGAGTATCAGGCCACAGCGCGCAGCAGCCGCATTGCCACGGTCTATATCTCACAGAACCTGCCCAACTATTACGCGAATATGAGCGGTGAGCGCAGCGCACACCGCGTCAAGAGCTTCATCGGCACACTTGGCACCAAAATCTTCCACGCCAATGCCGACATAGAGACCAACACCTATGCCGCCGATCTGATAGGCGAAGCCTATACCGAAGAGACTCAGTCGGCCAAGTCCGTTGCAGGCGGATTCAGCGCATCGGAAACCACCTCCTGGGTCTTGCGCAAGATGGTGCGCCCCGAAGAGTTTGTCGGACTCAAGACCGGCGGCCCGGATAACGATTACAAGGTGGTGGGCTATATGCATGTCCAGGGCAAGCGCTTCGCAAGCGGATTCAATCACAAGGCCGTCACCTTCTCACAACACTACGTAGCCCTCAACCAAGCGACCCGTTAATCAAAACAAAAACCCCAACACCTCGAACTCCGATGAAAAAGAACCTCTACTACCGTGCGACGATGAGCCGTCGCAACGTTATCAAGGAAGCCATCTTCAACTTCTTCCTTGGCATCTGCTCGTACCCGCGCCTCGTCTTGGAAGTGTTCCTGCGCCGGAACATGGGCGAGCGCTATTTCACACTCGCCTCGGCCATCACCGTCGGGCTCATCTTGGTGCTCTTGCCGTTTGCCGAATACGCCTTCCGCCGCTCCTTCGGTTACGTGCTGGGGCACAATTGGGTCTGGTACGCTTTCGTTGCGGCCTATGGCTACTTCTCCTATCGCCGGTACTTGGAGGTGAAACACGAGCCGTCAGTCTTCGACTTTGCTCGCTACAGCCTGAGCGACGGCATCCTGTTGCCCCAGTTCCGCAACTCCGGCTTCAGCATTCGCGTCCAAGAAATCTGGATGGAGCCGTTGGCGGCCTTCATCCTGGGTATAGTTCTGCTACCCCTTGGTCAGTCCATGCTAGGATCGCTGTTCATCGTCTGCGCCGTCGTCTACTCGGTGAGTAAAGCCGGTGCCTATTACAAGGGTGATAACTTCATCATGGACAAGATCGACGAGATGATCTGCAACGAGGATCTGAAGCGTGCACTCATCGACAACGAAGAGTCCAATCGTGGCATCCGCTTCCGTAGCAAGTTCCCCAGCAAGCAAGAGCTGCGCGTCCAACTTTCGGACGCCGTTGTGGAAGAAGAGGAGTACGCTCCGGAGGTCGTTTAGGGTCGTTAGCACCGCTAAGGGAAGATGTCTGATGCATTTTCTTCTACTGGCTTTAACCGCATTCCGTTCGAGACACTGCCATAGTCGACACCTGCAAAGGCTTTAACCAAGGGCGATCTTTTCCCGCCATCCCCTCCCATTGCGCTATACCACTTCCAATGATCCGTATGGTGCAAAGTGTGTCGGCTGCGCATGCCAAGTCCTACTACTCCGACGCGCTGCTCAAGTCCGACTATTATCTCGAAGACCAAGAGCTTGGAGGTAACTTCCAAGGGCGGCTTGCTGCACGCTTGGGATTGGCTGGCCGTGCGACCAAGGATGACTTCTTTGCCTTATGTGAGAACCGGCATCCGCTAACGGGCAAACCACTCACCCCAAGGACGAAGAGCAATCGCACGACCGGCTACGATATCAACTTCCATGTGCCCAAGTCGGTCTCGCTGGTGCATGTCCTGTCCAAGGACGACCACATCCTGGAAGCCTTCCGAGGGAGCGTTGCGGAGACGATGGCCGACATAGAAGCCGACAGCAAGTCACGCGTGCGGAAGGACAAAGTCTACACCGACCGCCCAACCGGCGAGTTGATCTGGATGGACTTCATCCATCAGACGGCGCGACCAGTCGAAGGCCATCATCCTGACCCGCACCTACACGCGCATTGCTATGTGTTCAACGCCACCTTCGATAAGGAGGAGGGGCGCATCAAGGCGGGACAGTTCCGCGACATCAAGCGCGACATGCCGTACTACCAGGCGCTCTTTCACAAACGACTCTCCGACAAGCTCATCGAGTTGGGCTATGACGTGCGCCGCACCAAGAAATCGTTTGAGATCGAAGGTGTGCCGCAACGGGCCTTGGAACATTTTTCCAAGCGCACGGACGAGATCGGCAGGATCGCCCACGAGAAGGGGATCACGGATGCGAAAGCGCTTGATGGACTCGGGGCACGTACCCGCTCCAAAAAGCAAAAGGGCCTGAGCATGACGGAACTGAAGGCGAACTGGCGGGAGCAGATTGCAAACTTGGGAATGTCCACGTCAGAGGGTGGCAAGTCCATCCGCTTTGCGGGGGCCAAAGAAGAGAAAGAGGGGATCGCGCAGCGGAGCTTCGATCATTCCTTGCGTCACCACTTTGACAAGGCATCGGTGATGCCCGCACGACGACTGCTGGCCACCGTCTACACGCAATGCATCGGCCATGCAAAGGCGACCATCCAACAAGCGAACGACCTGTTCGATAAGAGTCCTTCCTTGTTGCGGGTTGAGGAGAACGGTCAGGTGCTTTGCACCACCAAGGTCGTCCTCTCCGAAGAGAAGCGCATGGTGGCTTTGGCACGGACAGGGATCGGCAAGTTGACGCCGCTTTACGCTGAAGCACCGAAGATGAAACTTGACGGTGCGCAACGCAAGGCTGTTGAGCACGTCCTGACAACCTCTGATCGCGTGTCCATCATCCGAGGCGCGGCTGGAACTGGTAAGACCACGCTGATGCGTGAAGCAGTGGCTTGGATGGAAAAGGCCGGTAAGCGCGTCACGGTCGTGGCACCAACATCCATCGCCTCGCGCGATGTGTTGCGCAGTGAAGGATTCTCCAAGGCGGATACGGTCGCCTCCCTGTTGCTGAACAAAGAGCTACAGCACGGATTGAAGGACGGCGTGCTGTGGGTGGATGAAGCGGGTATGCTAGGGACAAAGGATATGACCGCGCTGTTGGAACTGGCCACGAAGAAAAATGCACGTGTGATCTTGGGCGGCGACACGCGACAACATTCCAGCGTACAGCGAGGGGATGCGTTGCGCATCCTCAACACGGTCGGCAAGATCAGAACCGCCGAAGTGTCCAAAATCTACCGGCAGAAGAACGTCGATCACCGGGAAGCCGTGAGCATGCTCGCTGCTGGTAACGTCAAAGAGGCGTTCGACAAGCTCGATCGCATGGGTGCCATCGTGGATGTCGATCGGCAAAAGCCCAACGACAAGTTGGTGGATGACTACCTCGACGCGCTGAAACGAAAGAAGTCGGTAC
Protein-coding sequences here:
- a CDS encoding relaxase domain-containing protein; amino-acid sequence: MIRMVQSVSAAHAKSYYSDALLKSDYYLEDQELGGNFQGRLAARLGLAGRATKDDFFALCENRHPLTGKPLTPRTKSNRTTGYDINFHVPKSVSLVHVLSKDDHILEAFRGSVAETMADIEADSKSRVRKDKVYTDRPTGELIWMDFIHQTARPVEGHHPDPHLHAHCYVFNATFDKEEGRIKAGQFRDIKRDMPYYQALFHKRLSDKLIELGYDVRRTKKSFEIEGVPQRALEHFSKRTDEIGRIAHEKGITDAKALDGLGARTRSKKQKGLSMTELKANWREQIANLGMSTSEGGKSIRFAGAKEEKEGIAQRSFDHSLRHHFDKASVMPARRLLATVYTQCIGHAKATIQQANDLFDKSPSLLRVEENGQVLCTTKVVLSEEKRMVALARTGIGKLTPLYAEAPKMKLDGAQRKAVEHVLTTSDRVSIIRGAAGTGKTTLMREAVAWMEKAGKRVTVVAPTSIASRDVLRSEGFSKADTVASLLLNKELQHGLKDGVLWVDEAGMLGTKDMTALLELATKKNARVILGGDTRQHSSVQRGDALRILNTVGKIRTAEVSKIYRQKNVDHREAVSMLAAGNVKEAFDKLDRMGAIVDVDRQKPNDKLVDDYLDALKRKKSVLVVCPTNGHRRGLTEDIRNRMRQAGMIGKKEIKADRLDNLYLSAAEKEDWQNYKPGQVVQFTQHAPKIKRGSQWVIESASESQVMLKDERTGSTVELPQGRSHCFDVLERSQIEMAKGDAIKITRNSYDREKRRMDNGQVFDVLSVRKDGRIELQSKGSKQVYQVTRDFGHLDHAHCVTSYASQGKTVDEVLIAQPQVTFPATNAKQFYVSASRSRERVKIYTDDKEGLLAQVQRLGDRTSALEIASLIDHQDHVLHKLREDRQAPEPHREPEPKKELIQPFRKERDYEPRL